From the genome of Amylibacter sp. IMCC11727:
GCCAATGTCAGAGTTTTGAACATGGTTTCAGGATCGCTGGCATGGCCGCCACAGGCAATGTTTGCACTTGTGACAAGGGACAGCATTTTGTCATCTGCCCCCATGGTCCACGGACCAAAACTCTCTCCAAGGTCGGAATTCAAATCAATGCGTTTGATGGGTGCGTTCATAGGATTGGCCGATCACGTGGGACTGTTGTTTGTGTATTTGTGAAAGATGCACGCCCCCTTGCCAAGGGCGAATGCAACTTTTGCACGGACTCTCGACTTGTTTGCGCATATGGCTTCTGGCTAGATGTCGGGGTCCCATGCGAAAGACAACCAATGCCTGAAGATTATTCCGATTTACGTGATGCCGTTGCCAAACTTTGTGCCAAATACGACGGCACGTATTGGCGCGACTTGGATCGCACCATGACCTATCCCACCGCGTTTGTGGATGATTTGACGAAATCGGGATGGTTGTCTGTGTTGATTCCTGAAGAATACGGCGGTGCTGGGCTGCCCTTATCTGCCGCCGCCGCCGTGTTAGAAGAAATGCAGGCCCAAGGCTGCAATGGCGGGGCCTGTCATGCGCAGATGTACACAATGGGCACGTTGTTGCGGCACGGATCGGCGGAGCAAAAACGAACCTACCTGCCCGATATTGCATCAGGGGCGTTGCGTTTACAGGCCTTTGGCGTGACCGAACCCACATCGGGAACAGATACAGGGGCCCTTAAAACCACAGCGGTGCGTGATGGGGATGACTATGTGATTAACGGCCAGAAAATCTGGACCAGCCGTGCGGAACATTCCGATTTGATGCTTTTGCTGGCGCGTACAACGCCGCTATCGGATGGTATGAAAAAAACCGCAGGCCTATCGGTGATCCTTGTGGATATGCGCAGTGCAAAAGGCAACGGCCTGACCATTCGCCCAATCCGCACTATGATGAACCACGCCACCACCGAAGTGTTTTTTGACAATCTGCGTGTGCCTGCGACCAATCTGATCGGGGAAGAGGGCAAAGGGTTTAAATACATCCTTACGGGCATGAACGCGGAACGGATTTTGATCGCGGCGGAATGTGTGGGGGACGCGAAATGGTTTATCGAAAAGGCCAAGTCTTATGCAATTGAACGCGAAGTGTTCGGGCGACCTATTGGTCAGAACCAAGGCATCCAATTCCCTATCGCCAAAGCCTACGCCAATATGCGCGCGGCAGAGTTGATGGTGAAAGAAGCGTTGCGTCTGTATGAAAGCGGCGAAAACCCGGGGGCAGAGGCAAACATGGCCAAAATGCTCGCGGCAGACGCGTCTTTTGAAGCGGCAAACATGTGCATCCAAACGCACGGCGGTTTTGGCTTTGCCGAAGAATACGACATCGAACGCAAATTCCGTGAGACGCGGCTTTATCAAACCGCACCAATTTCAACGAATCTGATTCTGTCTTATTTGGCCGAACACATCTTGGGATTGCCCCGTTCTTATTAGGAAATTTTATTTCCACCTAAAAAAGTCGGAAATATTTAGCCGATAAATTCACTCAGGTATTGTCAGGGGAAAATTCCTCTGCTACTCGCAATACATCGGGATCAAAGGAGACACCCAATGTATCGCTCATTTATTGCTGCCGTAAGCGCAGTCACAATGCTTGGCACCACCGCACAAGCTGATGAAATCACAGTATATTCTTACCGTCAGCCAGAGCTGATTAAGCCGTTGTTTGACGCATTCACTGCTGAAACTGGCATTGATGTAAACGTGTCCTTCCTGAAAAAGGGCATGATTGAAAAGCTGCAAGCCGAAGGGGATCGTTCCCCCGCTGACCTGATCATGACCGTCGATATTTCCCGCCTGAACGGTGTGGTCGAAGCAGGCGTGACACAGCCCGTGTTCTCTGACGTGATCAACGCCAACATCCCTGCGGAATTCCGTGACCCTGATGGCCAGTGGTTTGGCCTGACGTCCCGCGCACGCATTGTTTACGCCTCCAAAGACCGCGTGGCAGATGGCGAAGTCACCACATACGAAGACCTCGCATCCGACAAATGGAAAGGGCGCATTTGTATCCGCTCTGGCACAAACGCTTACAACCTCGCGCTCACATCTGCGGTGATCGCGCATCACGGCGAAGAAGATGCCAAAGCATGGTTGAATGGCGTCAAAGGTAACTTGGCCCGCAAACCATCTGGCAACGACCGTGGCCAGGTTAAAGCGATCCACGCTGGCGAATGCGATATCTCTGTGGGCAACACCTATTACATGAAAAAGATGCTCGAAAACGAAGAGCAGGTTGCATGGGCCGACAGCGTGCGCATCGTGTTCCCGAAATTTGAAAACGGCGGCACACACGTAAACCTGTCTGGCATGGCGCTGACCAAAGCAGCCCCAAACAAAGACGATGCGATTAAGCTGATGGAATGGCTGACAGGGGATGCAGCTCAAGCCATCTATGCCGAGCAAAACGGTGAATACCCGCTGAAAGATGGGGCCGAAACTTCCGAATTGGTGGCCAGCTGGGGTGCGTTCACTCCAGATGACAAGGCTTTGATTGATCTGGCAAAACTGCGCCCAACAGCGTTGAAAATCACCGAACAAGTTGCATTCGACGAATAATCCCAAAGTCGAATGTTACGCCCCCGAAATCCATAGGGTTTCGGGGGCTTTTTTGTTGTGGCATCGCGTTTGTAAACACCAACCGCTGGCTTGGGACGCCCCGTGATAGCTTTGGTTTACAACTTGCGCATAGTGTTCGTCGTCACATGCGGGAACACAACTTGACCCACGCCTTGCAAGTTGAACAGCATCAAAATCGTCTGACTGTATTGCAGTTGCGTATACGTTCGCCCTGCATCAAAACTTTCCAACCAATAATTGGCAAAATACCGATCGACGGCGGCGTGTTTCTGTTCAAACGGGATGTTCGTCACCGCATATCCTGGCAGATTGGTATCAACGGCCAGTTCGATATAGCTAGATGGTGGGTCTGCCAAAATTGCTTCCACCAAGGGGGCATTTGGATTTTTGGTATAGGCCACATTTGGGTTTTGATAATCAGATGGGTTGTCCAGTTTTGTGAGGTATGGCGAAGTGTTCACACCTGATGGGAACGTATAGGGTGCAGGCGGAATTGTTGGTGCGCCATAAGCCGGGCCAGGGGCCACATACCGCCCGCCCGCAAGGATCGAGTTGCCATGGGGAACAGAGATTTGTTTGACCAAATTGTACACGGTTTGCGGCGCACGGGATGACGGTTCTACAGCAGGGCCATAAGGGCCGATGTTTTGCTGTTTGCCGGTCATGTAAAGCCATGATCCGTTTTCAGCATGAACCAATTTGTCCTTGTCTGGGCCTTCTGCAAAATAGACGCGCTGTTCATAAAACAGGGTATTGGCCACCTGCGTTCCCAAACCACCACGGTTTGGTGCAGTGCCGTGAATAGCCGTAAATGTGATCTCTTCGTAATAGCTGAAATTCTTTAGAATGTAGCCGTACGGGGAATACGGCTGGCTCTGGGGTAGGGGCATCAAGTTGTAAGAATAGGGGTTGTCTGGTCCACCTTTTCCCCCTCTGCTCAACGATTGGTTGGTCCATGTGCCAACCAAATGTTCAAGCGGTCCAAGCGAAGTAGTTGGCTCTGGTGGGTTTGCTTGTGGTGGCTCGTGAACCAATGGGTGGGACAGATCAGGGGGTGTTACTTTTGCTGCCATTTTGCATCTTCCTCATTGAAATTAAACATTTAAATCGAAACCTTCGCCAAGCTTAAATCTATCTTGGATCGAATCACTTTTAACGTGATCATCTTATGCGAAAGTCAAAAAATGAAAGTGATATTTTTTGAAAACCCAAAATAGAGCAATCATTCTTCAAAGTAATTCGGATCAAATTTATTGACAGATAGGTCTTTGTTCTGCCTATAGTTGAGTCGCTGCACCTTTTACTTGACAGCAACTTTACCAACACTGCCGGTTTGGGCAGATTTTTGTCTTTTATTGAGAGGAATATTTGATGGCTGATACCAAAGAACTTGAAATTGCAATTGAGGAGGTGAATTCGGCGGTAACGCGTCTGAAGGCAGAAGCTGCCAATCACGGCGTTCCCGTCTGTTTTTGCCAACCTTGTGTGGGGCCGCAACCCTTGTGTGTTCCATGTAACTACTGCGTGCAGTGCGTCCAATGTGCTGGGCCACAACCGCTTTGTGTGCCGTGCACCAACTGCACACCATGTCAACTTTGCGTTCAGTGCTCTCCTTGCACGCCTTGTTCGCCATGCACCCCATGTACGCCGTGCAGCTCTGGCCCTGGTCCAGTTGCGTTCTGCGAACAGTGCAGCACAGGTCCAGCGTGGCCGTGCATCATTACGCTTTGTGTGATGTGTGAACCACCGTCTGTAAAATGCGCAGAATGCGTGTCCTGTCTCTATTGCGAGCAGTGCGCGAACTGTTTGCATTGCGACAAGTGCGAGAAATGTTTGCATTGCGCTAAGTGCAAGTAGCGAACATACTAAGTTGAGAAACGACCCAGCCAATCAACCTGATTGGCTGGGTCACCGATCCGCCCTTCGATATTGCCGAAGGGATTTTTATGAAAGAAATTGAATGTCTCGAATACGGCTCAGCCCTGCGGCCAGCATTTCCCCAACTGGGACGGGGGTTATCCTCAACTCTGATCTTGGAACCTTCCAGTTAAAAGGCGCAGATCTAAGCGTTTTCATTGAAAAAATGATCCCCCTTTTGGATGGGTCCAAATCCCGTGAGGATATCGCCGCCAGTATTGAAGGCTATTCAGATGCGAGCGTTTTACAATTGCTGGCCATGCTCGAAGAACGCGGTTTGCTGGAACCCGCCCCTGACGATGCCACAGAATTCGGGCCACAGGAACGTATGGCCAAAGTCCTGCCAGATGGGTTTATGGGCAAACTAGCTGATGCCAAGGTGCTGATTGTGGGGCTTGAGCCTTGGGGGGCCATCGCCGCCATTGAACTGGCCGCAACTGGCGTTGGTGCGCTGCATATGCTTGATGATCGCACCGTCACAGCCGAAGATTTACTGTGCATTCATGATCTAAAAAAAGACCATGTCGGCCAAGCGCGAAAGGATGCCTTGGCCAATTTGTTACAATCGGGAACATCGCAGATCACTGCTGCGGATATTGTCCTTGGTGAAGATGGCGCCTTGATCCTTGATGACGCGCAGTATGATTTGATTATTACAGGTTTAAACGCCGATGATCACCGTGTTTTGCGGGCGGTCACCGCCTATGCAGATAAGAACAATATCACCACACTGCACGGTCATCTTGATGGGCAAGAAGCATGGATTGGCCCTGTCATTACGCCAGGCAACTCAGGATGTTGGGAATGCTATCGTTTGCGCAAATTGGCCCATGCACAAAACACGCAAGCCAGCCATGATTTTGATAACTCCCGTTTGGCGCAACGCCCCGATGCACGGGGCCGCGCGATGCTGGCCCCAATGGCGCCAATGGTTGGGCAGTTGCTTGCCGTTGATGCGCTGCGTCTTTTGGGATTGAACGAAGGCTCACATCCTGCGGGCAGTTTCCGTGTCCATGACATGTTCACGGGCAAGGCGGAAACACACAGCTTTGTCCCCATGCCGTGGTGCGATGTCTGCGGCGGCGCGGCCAAAGCGGTCGACGCCGTAGAACCAGATTTACGCGACCCACAGGTCCATGCCTTAAGCCTTGTTCACGATGGCGACGCGTTGCGAGATCTGTTGAAAGGTTGGATTGATCCAAGGGCAGGTGTGCTCAAGGATCTTACCCTTTACGCTTCTGGCCAAGATACCAAGCAACCCCGCACGGCTGGGGCCAATCTGGTTGGGTTTACAACAGGCAATCCTCAAACGGCAGCTGGTCCGATGGTAGGCTCTGGCAAAGCATTAACGGACATGAGCGCACAAATTGGCGCGGTGGGCGAAGCAATTGAACGCTATTCTGCGTCTCGCTATGTCAAAGACGCGCTGCGCTATGCTCCGATTGATGAACTGGATGGGGATGTTGTCGATCCTGCAAACCTGCCGCTTTACAACAAAAAACAATACCAATCCGATCACTTTCCCTGCACGCCATGGGACCCGAAACAACCCATTCACTGGGCAAAAGGTGAATGGATAGGTGGGGGTGAAGTTTGGGTTCCAGCATTGCCCACTTATTTCAACTTTTTCGTCCCGCATAATGAACATTTCTGTCAGGTGTCTTCCAATGGATTGGCTGCAGGGGGCGATAAACGGGATGCTGCTGTGCGGGCCTGTTATGAACTTTTGGAACGCGACAGCTTTATGCTCAGTTGGTTTGCGCAATTGCCCGCCCGCCGCTTGATTGTCGATCAGGATCTTGATCCCGAATTGCAGAAAGTCAAAGCGCAGATCGAAGCCAAAGGCGTCGAGATCGAGTTTTGGGTTATGAACGACATGGGAACTGGCATTCCGACAGTTGTCTGTCTTGGTCTCGGGGACGGAGACACATGGGGCGGCACAACGCTTGGTTTGTCTTGCCATGCCGATATCCGCGTTGCCGCCCAAAAAGCACTGTTGGAACAAGCGCACTTTGGGCCGTATTTGGCTCGGATCATGAAAGAAGAGAAAATTCCACGTAAACCCGAAGACGTGCGCAGTTTAGAAGATCATGCGCTTTACTACGTACCAAAAAGCAAGCGCAAAGCTTTTGAATTTATGCGCTCGGACGATGATCCAATTCTCTACAGCGAAACCGCAGACTTTGGCCCCGCCGAAGGCGAAGACGCCTATGATTACCTTGCAAAACAGCTGAAGGCGGCAGATTTGAAAATTGCTGCCGTTGACGTTACTTCGCCAGACGTGATGCTCAGCCCGTTTCGCGTGGCCCGCGCGGTTGGGGAATACGTGCAGCCAATCCACTTTGGCTATCACATGCGCCCGATGGTTAATCCGCGTCTGCAAAAACTGCTCGAAGGGCGCGAAATCAACCCTAATCCGCACCCAATCGCATGAAGTACGCAATCCTTTGCGGCACAGTTTATGGTGCCAATTACGTCCCCGCACTTCAGGCCGAGGACTCGCCGATCCGATTGGGTGGCATCGTCTCGCGTGGCAGTGAACGGTCTGTTCAAATGGCCCGTGCGCTGGGCGTTCCCCATTCCACCTCCCTGTCTGAAGTCAGCGATAAGCAGGCGGATGTGGTTATCGTCGCGGTATCAGGTGATGCTGGTGTTTCGCTCAGCAAAGAAGCGTTGCGCCGTGGATTTGATGTTTTGGCTGAACACCCTTGGGAGCCAGAACATGTCAGCGAACTGACCGCATTGGCACAAGAAACAGGGCGTGCGTTTCACATCAACGGACATTGGGCCGATCAGGAAAACGCGCTGGCCTTTATTCACGGATGTCACGCTGCGGCACAATCCTCTTCCGCGGTTTTTGCCAACCTTATTACCAACCCGCGCACGCTGTATTCTGGGCTTGATCTGTTGCACCGCGCCATTGGGGCAACGGATTTGGACAGCTTTGTTCGGATTGACCCCATAACTGACAATCCACCGTTTGTTTTGATGCAAGGCGTGGCGGGCTCGACGCAAGTCACCATTCAATACCAAACCTACACCAGTCTGGTTGACGATGGCACGGCGGCACTTGCCAACCACCATTTTGTGATCGGTTATCCACACGGACATCTGACTTTGGCCGAAACCAGTTCACCAGCGCTCTGGGTTCCAGATATGACGCAGCTTTATACTGCTGGTTCACAAGGGCAGGCACAGCCATCTGCCACGTTCTTTCCGCAAGATACTGCGCCAACGGTTGGTGCGTTCAATCACGAACATCGCGTGGCGGCTAATCGCTTTGCTTTGGAACGGATTTTGGGCCACGCCGCAACGGGTGATTGCCCCCCAGAACAAAGTGCAGAACATCATCAATCGGTTGCAAACACGTGGCGTCGCCTGATGAATTTGGGTGGTGAAATTTCTTACGTGGGTGGATGATTTTCTGTGCTGCAAAGTAAATCGAAATAAAAAAATTATAAATTTGATTCATTTTGTTGATCTACGACTTAAACGATGTAAGATCGAACGCGACTCCACCAATGGCTGTGTATTTTGGCCGAAGTGAATTATTGTATTCAACCCATTCAAAAGGACCCTAATAAATGGATTTGTCGTCGCTTGATCACATCGCCAAAGAATTTAAACTGTCCCACGCGGAAAAGGTTATGGTGCATTTCATCAATCATACCATGACGCGAGACGCGGCCCTAACGCGATTGAAAGCAGACCTTCAGGCGGCAATTTCTGTCGAATTGGCAACGATCCCGATCTACCTTTACACGTATTATTCGCTGCAGCGGACCAATAAGTCGGGCGAAAACATGGACGAAGCACAAATCTTCGCCAACAAAGCCGCAGGGGTGATCATGTCAGTGGCCGTCGAGGAAATGCTGCACATGTCCTTGTCGAGCAATATTTTTTATGCGCTCACGGGCACACCGCCACAGTTGTATATGAATGCGCCACAAACCTATCCTGCGATGCTGCCGCACCATAATCCTGTGGGGCCTCCGGGGCCGAATGGCGGAACAGATACACATATTCCGCTTGGTGGGTTTGGATTTGAAACCATGTGGCATTTCCTTCAAATTGAATATCCAGAATTTCCAACCAACGACACGCCTTGGGAGCCGAGTTCTTGTGCGGTGGAAAACGAGGTCGCAAAAGCGCGTAGTTATTTGCATGAACACGGCTGGCCTGCGGACGAAAACTGGAATTCTATTGGGCAATTCTACAGTTTTATCCGCTGTCTGATCGCATCTGATCATGTCACGGATGAGGATTTCTTAAACGGGGACAACGCCCAACAAATTCAGCATTACAACTATGCGCCCAATAACATTGATACGCTGAACCCCAGCGGTGTTTTCAATCCATGGAAACCCGCCCCCAAAGCCGAATGGACCAAAGCTGATGCCGAAGCGACAGGTCAGGCCGAGCCTAGCTTTATGGGGGATGATGTGACGGGTGCGGCGAACGTGGCCGAATATTCTAACGCTCCTGACAGCCATGAGGGCGAATTTGAACTGATCACAGTTCACAGCCGCAAGGATGCCATCACAGCGCTTGAAACCATTTGCGAGCAGGGCGAAGGCTATTCCGATCCTGGTGGCGCAGAAGGCGCAACGGATGATCCCAGCAAAGACGAGGACAGTCACTTTTTTAAATTTCTGACCCTGCAAGCTCAGCTTAAGGAGTTTGAGGACACCAAAGAACAGCTTCCAGAATGGATGGAAAGCAGTATCGCCGCCATGGAGGCACTGGAAAAAGAACAGGGTGCCTTTTCGAAATGGGAACGCAGCGACCTGATCAAGAAAGGCGTGTTGGTTGATTATCCCAACAACCCAGTCAGCGCGCAGTATCCCAAGCATCTGGCCGCACTGAATGATTTCAATTCTGGTCTGTTCCAATACATGCTTATTATGTCTGAAACCCTGTATTTGGTGCCTGCCGGTGCCAATTCTGGGTCGTCAGGGCTGGTCGAAAATCAAAAGTGGTTTTTCAACGTTGGCCTGCATCGTTCCATGATTTGGGTCATGGATAAATGGGTCAAATTCATGCGTGGGTTTGAAATCTCTCAAGGCCCGCACAAGGGAAAATACCTTGCCCCATCGTTTGAAAATCTAAGCCTTGGAAACCGCGAAACTGCGTTTGAAGCGCTAAAAGCGCTGGGTGAAAAAGCCCGTGTTGCATCCAAGGAACTTGGCAATACGGACGGTGATTACATCATCACGCAGGCACTGTCTTTGATGGATGGAGCAGAGTCTATGCACCTGCCCGATGTTGCACCATACTGGCAAAAGAAGAAGGGAAACTAAGATGGCAAACTGGTCCACACCCAAACCCGCAGAGGAACCTGGTCAACCCGTTCCTGCGGACAGCCCGTACACAAAGGCCAACGGCGTGCCGCCTTTTGAATGGAAATCCACCCAAGCGTCCAAAACCACCGGGGACGCCGCGCCAACGCTTCCAGCGCATTTGCCGCTTCACGCCTGTATGGGTTTGAACCACTGCGCAGGATCAGATCGCTATGGCTTAACAGGGCCAAATGGCGATGATCCAAATAGCTGCGCAGGGCAGGGGTATTGCGCCACTACAGCGGATCACACGTGTCACACCAAAAACAATTGTGCCAATCAGGGGGGCTGCGGTCTGTATGGCTGGGGGCCCGATATGAACCATCCGGGCGTGAACGAATGTCGCTCGATGGGGTCCTGTGCCACGCCAATCAATGCTGAACGGTTCACCACATCAGGAGCAAACAAAGGCCAAAGCGTTTGGGTCCGTGCCCGTGAAGTCTTTGAAAAAGCATGGCAGGAAAAACATCGGGCCGAGGTTGCCGCGAAAGTGGAATCTGGCGCTGTGGAAACGCCGTCTGGCACCGTTCCAGAAAAACTCGGCCCTGTTCCTGCACCGTTTTCTGGCACA
Proteins encoded in this window:
- a CDS encoding TOMM precursor leader peptide-binding protein is translated as MSRIRLSPAASISPTGTGVILNSDLGTFQLKGADLSVFIEKMIPLLDGSKSREDIAASIEGYSDASVLQLLAMLEERGLLEPAPDDATEFGPQERMAKVLPDGFMGKLADAKVLIVGLEPWGAIAAIELAATGVGALHMLDDRTVTAEDLLCIHDLKKDHVGQARKDALANLLQSGTSQITAADIVLGEDGALILDDAQYDLIITGLNADDHRVLRAVTAYADKNNITTLHGHLDGQEAWIGPVITPGNSGCWECYRLRKLAHAQNTQASHDFDNSRLAQRPDARGRAMLAPMAPMVGQLLAVDALRLLGLNEGSHPAGSFRVHDMFTGKAETHSFVPMPWCDVCGGAAKAVDAVEPDLRDPQVHALSLVHDGDALRDLLKGWIDPRAGVLKDLTLYASGQDTKQPRTAGANLVGFTTGNPQTAAGPMVGSGKALTDMSAQIGAVGEAIERYSASRYVKDALRYAPIDELDGDVVDPANLPLYNKKQYQSDHFPCTPWDPKQPIHWAKGEWIGGGEVWVPALPTYFNFFVPHNEHFCQVSSNGLAAGGDKRDAAVRACYELLERDSFMLSWFAQLPARRLIVDQDLDPELQKVKAQIEAKGVEIEFWVMNDMGTGIPTVVCLGLGDGDTWGGTTLGLSCHADIRVAAQKALLEQAHFGPYLARIMKEEKIPRKPEDVRSLEDHALYYVPKSKRKAFEFMRSDDDPILYSETADFGPAEGEDAYDYLAKQLKAADLKIAAVDVTSPDVMLSPFRVARAVGEYVQPIHFGYHMRPMVNPRLQKLLEGREINPNPHPIA
- a CDS encoding Gfo/Idh/MocA family oxidoreductase, encoding MKYAILCGTVYGANYVPALQAEDSPIRLGGIVSRGSERSVQMARALGVPHSTSLSEVSDKQADVVIVAVSGDAGVSLSKEALRRGFDVLAEHPWEPEHVSELTALAQETGRAFHINGHWADQENALAFIHGCHAAAQSSSAVFANLITNPRTLYSGLDLLHRAIGATDLDSFVRIDPITDNPPFVLMQGVAGSTQVTIQYQTYTSLVDDGTAALANHHFVIGYPHGHLTLAETSSPALWVPDMTQLYTAGSQGQAQPSATFFPQDTAPTVGAFNHEHRVAANRFALERILGHAATGDCPPEQSAEHHQSVANTWRRLMNLGGEISYVGG
- a CDS encoding Fe(3+) ABC transporter substrate-binding protein, coding for MYRSFIAAVSAVTMLGTTAQADEITVYSYRQPELIKPLFDAFTAETGIDVNVSFLKKGMIEKLQAEGDRSPADLIMTVDISRLNGVVEAGVTQPVFSDVINANIPAEFRDPDGQWFGLTSRARIVYASKDRVADGEVTTYEDLASDKWKGRICIRSGTNAYNLALTSAVIAHHGEEDAKAWLNGVKGNLARKPSGNDRGQVKAIHAGECDISVGNTYYMKKMLENEEQVAWADSVRIVFPKFENGGTHVNLSGMALTKAAPNKDDAIKLMEWLTGDAAQAIYAEQNGEYPLKDGAETSELVASWGAFTPDDKALIDLAKLRPTALKITEQVAFDE
- a CDS encoding ferritin-like domain-containing protein, which produces MDLSSLDHIAKEFKLSHAEKVMVHFINHTMTRDAALTRLKADLQAAISVELATIPIYLYTYYSLQRTNKSGENMDEAQIFANKAAGVIMSVAVEEMLHMSLSSNIFYALTGTPPQLYMNAPQTYPAMLPHHNPVGPPGPNGGTDTHIPLGGFGFETMWHFLQIEYPEFPTNDTPWEPSSCAVENEVAKARSYLHEHGWPADENWNSIGQFYSFIRCLIASDHVTDEDFLNGDNAQQIQHYNYAPNNIDTLNPSGVFNPWKPAPKAEWTKADAEATGQAEPSFMGDDVTGAANVAEYSNAPDSHEGEFELITVHSRKDAITALETICEQGEGYSDPGGAEGATDDPSKDEDSHFFKFLTLQAQLKEFEDTKEQLPEWMESSIAAMEALEKEQGAFSKWERSDLIKKGVLVDYPNNPVSAQYPKHLAALNDFNSGLFQYMLIMSETLYLVPAGANSGSSGLVENQKWFFNVGLHRSMIWVMDKWVKFMRGFEISQGPHKGKYLAPSFENLSLGNRETAFEALKALGEKARVASKELGNTDGDYIITQALSLMDGAESMHLPDVAPYWQKKKGN
- a CDS encoding acyl-CoA dehydrogenase family protein, which translates into the protein MPEDYSDLRDAVAKLCAKYDGTYWRDLDRTMTYPTAFVDDLTKSGWLSVLIPEEYGGAGLPLSAAAAVLEEMQAQGCNGGACHAQMYTMGTLLRHGSAEQKRTYLPDIASGALRLQAFGVTEPTSGTDTGALKTTAVRDGDDYVINGQKIWTSRAEHSDLMLLLARTTPLSDGMKKTAGLSVILVDMRSAKGNGLTIRPIRTMMNHATTEVFFDNLRVPATNLIGEEGKGFKYILTGMNAERILIAAECVGDAKWFIEKAKSYAIEREVFGRPIGQNQGIQFPIAKAYANMRAAELMVKEALRLYESGENPGAEANMAKMLAADASFEAANMCIQTHGGFGFAEEYDIERKFRETRLYQTAPISTNLILSYLAEHILGLPRSY
- a CDS encoding heme-binding protein, which codes for MAAKVTPPDLSHPLVHEPPQANPPEPTTSLGPLEHLVGTWTNQSLSRGGKGGPDNPYSYNLMPLPQSQPYSPYGYILKNFSYYEEITFTAIHGTAPNRGGLGTQVANTLFYEQRVYFAEGPDKDKLVHAENGSWLYMTGKQQNIGPYGPAVEPSSRAPQTVYNLVKQISVPHGNSILAGGRYVAPGPAYGAPTIPPAPYTFPSGVNTSPYLTKLDNPSDYQNPNVAYTKNPNAPLVEAILADPPSSYIELAVDTNLPGYAVTNIPFEQKHAAVDRYFANYWLESFDAGRTYTQLQYSQTILMLFNLQGVGQVVFPHVTTNTMRKL